In the Hordeum vulgare subsp. vulgare chromosome 7H, MorexV3_pseudomolecules_assembly, whole genome shotgun sequence genome, one interval contains:
- the LOC123407871 gene encoding vesicle-associated membrane protein 727, with protein MNGGSKQTLIYSFVAKGSVVLAEHTAFSGNFSTIAVQCLQKLPSNSTRSTYSCDGHTFNFLVDRGFVFLVVAEEALGRSVPFVFLERVREDFMQRYGSSIDEEGQHPLADDADEDDFLFEDRFSIAYNLDREFGPRLKDHMQYCINHPEEINKLSKVKSHLSEVKGIMMDNIEKILDRGEKIELLVGKTETLQSQADSFHRHGRELRRKMWLQNLRFKLMVGGGIAFLILILWLMVCRGFKC; from the exons ATGAACGGTGGTAGCAAGCAAACGCTGATATACAGCTTCGTGGCCAAGGGCTCCGTGGTGCTGGCCGAGCACACCGCCTTCTCCGGCAACTTCAGCACCATCGCTGTGCAGTGCCTCCAGAAGCTGCCCTCCAACAGCACCAGGTCCACCTACTCCTGCGATGGCCACACATTCAACTTCCTCGTCGACCGTGGTTTTG TGTTCCTTGTGGTGGCCGAAGAGGCACTCGGAAGGAGCGTGCCGTTTGTGTTCCTAGAGAGGGTTAGGGAAGACTTCATGCAGCGATATGGGTCCAGTATCGATGAGGAGGGACAACACCCACTTGCTGATGACGCGGATGAGGATGATTTCCTGTTTGAAGACCGGTTTAGCATTGCCTACAATCTTGACAGGGAATTCGG GCCAAGGCTGAAGGATCACATGCAGTATTGTATTAATCATCCAGAGGAAATTAACAAGCTCTCTAAGGTGAAATCACATCTTTCAGAGGTTAAAGGGATCATGATGGACAACATCGAGAAG ATATTAGATCGTGGCGAGAAGATTGAACTTTTGGTGGGCAAGACCGAAACCTTACAGTCGCAG GCTGACAGCTTCCATAGGCATGGCAGAGAGCTCAGGCGCAAGATGTGGCTTCAGAACCTGAGGTTTAAGCTGATGGTCGGTGGTGGCATCGCGTTTTTGATCCTCATCCTCTGGCTAATGGTTTGCAGGGGCTTCAAGTGCTAG